The following are encoded together in the Juglans microcarpa x Juglans regia isolate MS1-56 chromosome 2D, Jm3101_v1.0, whole genome shotgun sequence genome:
- the LOC121250673 gene encoding probable caffeoyl-CoA O-methyltransferase At4g26220 — protein sequence MENKTKQKLGMKSHVILQSEDLMEYILATSVFPREPQPLKELREATAKHPFAFLGASPDAGQLMAMLLKLMNAKKTIEIGVFTGYSLLLTALSLPHDGQITAVDPDRKAYEIGLPFIEKAAVEHKINFIESQALPVLDDLTQDLKNEGSFDFAFVDADKNNYWSYHERLLKLVKVGGLIVYDNSLWGGNVAAPEEAIPEKKRASTKITIEFNSFVAADSRVEISHASVGDGMLICRRIC from the exons atggaaaacaaaacaaagcaaaaattGGGGATGAAAAGCCATGTAATATTGCAAAGTGAGGATTTAATGGAG TATATACTAGCCACTAGTGTGTTCCCAAGAGAACCACAGCCTCTCAAGGAGCTGAGGGAAGCTACTGCAAAACACCCTTT TGCATTTCTGGGCGCATCACCAGATGCAGGTCAGTTAATGGCTATGCTCTTGAAGTTAATGAACGCAAAGAAGACCATTGAAATTGGGGTCTTCACTGGATACTCTCTTCTCCTCACTGCTCTTTCCTTACCTCATGATGGCCAG ATTACAGCTGTAGATCCCGATCGGAAAGCCTACGAGATAGGGTTGCCATTTATAGAAAAAGCTGCCGTTGAACACAAGATTAACTTTATCGAGTCACAAGCTTTACCGGTTCTTGATGATCTTACACAAGAC CTAAAGAATGAAGGGAGTTTTGACTTTGCTTTTGTTGATGCGGACAAGAACAATTACTGGAGTTACCATGAGAGGCTGTTGAAACTGGTTAAGGTTGGGGGGCTGATTGTCTATGATAACTCGTTGTGGGGAGGAAACGTTGCTGCTCCTGAAGAGGCTAttccagaaaagaaaagagccTCGACAAAGATTACAATTGAGTTTAACAGTTTCGTCGCTGCTGACTCTCGTGTTGAAATATCTCATGCTTCTGTGGGTGATGGCATGCTCATCTGCAGGCGAATTTGCTAG
- the LOC121251018 gene encoding deoxyhypusine synthase-like isoform X1, with protein MGEARKDVLASVHSTVFKESENLEGSCVKIEGYDFNQGVDYSQLLRSMVTTGFQASNLGDAIEVINQMLDWRLADEIATDDCSEEERDLSYRKSVRCKVFLGFTSNLISSGVRDVVRYLVEHHMVDVVVTTTGGIEEDLIKCLAPTYKGQFSLPGAYLRSQGLNRIGNLLVPNNNYCKFEDWIIPIFDQMLKEQIGENVLWTPSRLIARLGKEINNKSSYLYWAYKNNIPVYCPGLTDGSLGDMLYFHSFRSPGLVVDIVQDIRAINGEAVHASPRKTGMIILGGGLPKHHICNANMMRNGADYAVFINTAQEFDGSDSGARPDEAVSWGKIRGSAKTVKVHCDATIAFPLLVAETFASKEKEFLIE; from the exons atgggGGAAGCGAGGAAGGATGTTCTAGCATCTGTGCATTCCACGGTTTTCAAGGAGTCTGAAAATCTGGAAGGGAGTTGTGTTAAGATTGAGGGTTATGATTTCAATCAAGGAGTGGACTACTCTCAGCTTCTTAGGTCCATGGTCACCACGGGGTTTCAAGCCTCCAATTTGGGAGATGCCATCGAAGTCATTAATCAAAtg CTAGATTGGAGGCTTGCTGATGAGATTGCAACAGACGATTGCAGTGAGGAAGAGAGGGATCTGTCATACAGAAAGTCCGTGAGATGCAAAGTTTTTCTGGGTTTTACATCAAATCTTATATCTTCTGGTGTGAGGGATGTCGTTCGCTATCTTGTCGAGCATCATATG GTTGATGTAGTGGTTACAACAACTGGTGGTATAGAAGAAGATCTTATAAAATGCCTTGCACCCACATATAAAGGTCAATTTTCTCTACCAGGAGCCTATTTACGCTCACAAGGGCTGAACCGCATTGGTAACTTGTTGGTTCCTAATAACAACTACTGCAAATTTGAGGACTGGATAATTCCAATTTTTGACCAGATGTTGAAGGAACAAATTGGAGAG AACGTATTGTGGACGCCATCTAGGCTGATTGCTCGCTtgggaaaagaaattaataacaAGAGTTCATACCTCTACTGGGCGTACAAG AACAACATCCCAGTTTACTGCCCAGGCCTAACAGATGGCTCGCTAGGGGACATGTTGTACTTCCATTCCTTTCGCAGCCCAGGTCTGGTCGTTGACATTGTGCAAG ACATTAGAGCCATTAATGGTGAAGCTGTCCATGCAAGTCCTAGGAAGACTGGCATGATAATTCTTGGAGGGggccttcccaaacatcacatTTGCAATGCCAATATGATGCGAAATGGTGCAGATTATGCTGTCTTCATCAATACTGCACAAGAGTTTGACGGGAGTGACTCTGGCGCTCGTCCTGATGAGGCCGTATCATGGGGGAAAATACGAGGTTCGGCTAAGACTGTTAAG GTGCATTGTGATGCAACCATTGCTTTCCCTCTACTGGTTGCAGAGACCTTCGCCTCGAAGGAGAAAGAATTTCTTATAGAATAA
- the LOC121251018 gene encoding deoxyhypusine synthase-like isoform X2, with translation MVDVVVTTTGGIEEDLIKCLAPTYKGQFSLPGAYLRSQGLNRIGNLLVPNNNYCKFEDWIIPIFDQMLKEQIGENVLWTPSRLIARLGKEINNKSSYLYWAYKNNIPVYCPGLTDGSLGDMLYFHSFRSPGLVVDIVQDIRAINGEAVHASPRKTGMIILGGGLPKHHICNANMMRNGADYAVFINTAQEFDGSDSGARPDEAVSWGKIRGSAKTVKVHCDATIAFPLLVAETFASKEKEFLIE, from the exons ATG GTTGATGTAGTGGTTACAACAACTGGTGGTATAGAAGAAGATCTTATAAAATGCCTTGCACCCACATATAAAGGTCAATTTTCTCTACCAGGAGCCTATTTACGCTCACAAGGGCTGAACCGCATTGGTAACTTGTTGGTTCCTAATAACAACTACTGCAAATTTGAGGACTGGATAATTCCAATTTTTGACCAGATGTTGAAGGAACAAATTGGAGAG AACGTATTGTGGACGCCATCTAGGCTGATTGCTCGCTtgggaaaagaaattaataacaAGAGTTCATACCTCTACTGGGCGTACAAG AACAACATCCCAGTTTACTGCCCAGGCCTAACAGATGGCTCGCTAGGGGACATGTTGTACTTCCATTCCTTTCGCAGCCCAGGTCTGGTCGTTGACATTGTGCAAG ACATTAGAGCCATTAATGGTGAAGCTGTCCATGCAAGTCCTAGGAAGACTGGCATGATAATTCTTGGAGGGggccttcccaaacatcacatTTGCAATGCCAATATGATGCGAAATGGTGCAGATTATGCTGTCTTCATCAATACTGCACAAGAGTTTGACGGGAGTGACTCTGGCGCTCGTCCTGATGAGGCCGTATCATGGGGGAAAATACGAGGTTCGGCTAAGACTGTTAAG GTGCATTGTGATGCAACCATTGCTTTCCCTCTACTGGTTGCAGAGACCTTCGCCTCGAAGGAGAAAGAATTTCTTATAGAATAA
- the LOC121251019 gene encoding LOW QUALITY PROTEIN: 40S ribosomal protein S15a-5-like (The sequence of the model RefSeq protein was modified relative to this genomic sequence to represent the inferred CDS: deleted 1 base in 1 codon) yields MGRRILNEALRAMVNAERRGKATVELKPISTVMSSFLKIMKDRGYIKNFQVYDPHRVGRITVELQGRINDCRALTYRQDIKARDIEGYRVRMLPTHQWGYVVITTPDGVLDHEDAIKRNVSGQVLGYFH; encoded by the exons ATGGGGAGGAGGATACTGAACGAAGCGTTAAGAGCGATGGTGAATGCGGAGCGGAGAGGAAAAGCAACGGTGGAGTTGAAGCCCATATCCACTGTCATGTCTTCTTTTCTAAAGATCATGAAAGATCGAG GGTACATCAAGAATTTTCAGGTCTATGATCCACATAGGGTGGGGAGGATAACAGTTGAACTGCAAGGCAGGATTAATGATTGTCGGGCACTCACTTACAGACAGGATATCAAGGCAAGGGATATCGAAGGGTACAGAGTGCGAATGCTTCCAACACATCAG TGGGGTTATGTTGTAATCACAACACCAGATGGTGTTTTGGATCATGAAGATGCTATT AAAAGGAATGTGAGTGGACAGGTTCTGGGTTATTTCCATTAG
- the LOC121251020 gene encoding F-box/LRR-repeat protein At4g29420, which yields MEELPPPLIVEILGRLADSAELARCRLVSKNLNALSYEVASVHLICTLSRYLKSRAPETKHLVTPFKAVFSTLVRNSRTLESVSIGVDKSLGSISYDDVEDEFDDLYLTDVSFVREWLPEIGGGLKSLSLSDFWVQSCWRKSEVLSLISSCCHTLLELKVKNAWLSVDGLDPMPTLTSLTLEFIRLDDEDLNKVNNCFPSLETLNLIGVGGLKKPKIHLLHLKTCHWTVSNAPLSLAILAPNLVNLTLKCIKPQSLVLETPSLSDFHLSLEEANEFEVKDLHHLKTLQIQSVNLYSLICMFTWGRTVKKLTLDSFELKMTGFSLDTLFDVFPNLSHLNLGAGGWTEALSSFGSGGLEGRIGMNGLKEIVAYLITVYDIELTLRFIFSILDKCTNLSAMVLMIYHQVGFLTACNLIRRCRAACPGVRWKWGVWKEGTADVWVSDGI from the exons ATGGAGGAGCTGCCACCGCCTCTGATTGTCGAAATCCTGGGTCGACTCGCCGACTCGGCCGAGCTCGCTAGGTGCCGGCTCGTCTCGAAAAACCTCAACGCGCTCTCCTACGAGGTCGCCTCCGTCCACCTGATTTGCACCTTGTCGCGCTACCTAAAGTCTCGTGCACCCGAGACGAAGCACTTGGTCACGCCATTCAAGGCCGTTTTCAGCACCCTGGTTCGCAACTCTCGGACCCTCGAATCTGTCTCGATTGGCGTGGACAAGTCTCTCGGAAGCATATCGTATGACGACGTCGAGGACGAGTTCGACGACCTTTACCTCACCGATGTGAGCTTCGTGAGGGAGTGGTTGCCGGAGATCGGCGGAGGATTGAAATCTTTATCTTTGTCGGACTTTTGGGTTCAGTCTTGCTGGAGAAAGTCGGAGGTTCTGTCTCTGATTTCATCATGCT GTCATACTCTTCTCGAACTAAAGGTAAAGAACGCTTGGCTGTCAGTGGATGGCCTGGATCCAATGCCTACGCTCACAAGCTTGACACTTGAGTTCATAAGACTGGATGATGAAGACCTAAACAAGGTTAACAATTGCTTCCCCTCTCTGGAAACTCTGAATTTGATAGGTGTGGGAGGACTTAAGAAGCCAAAGATTCATCTTCTGCACCTTAAGACCTGTCATTGGACAGTGTCAAATGCTCCACTTTCTCTAGCTATATTGGCACCCAACCTTGTCAATCTCACACTGAAGTGTATTAAACCACAGTCTCTTGTCCTTGAAACCCCTTCGTTATCTGATTTCCACCTTTCCCTTGAGGAAGCAAATGAATTCGAAGTAAAAGACCTTCATCATTTGAAAACCCTTCAGATTCAGTCTGTGAATCTTTATAGTCTCATTTGCATGTTCACATGGGGTAGAACTGTCAAGAAGCTCACATTAGATTCGTTTGAATTGAAAATGACAGGATTTAGCCTTGATACACTGTTTGatgtttttccaaatttgagCCATCTTAATTTGGGCGCTGGAGGTTGGACAGAGGCACTTTCTAGTTTTGGCTCAGGAGGTTTGGAAGGTAGAATTGGGATGAATGGTTTGAAGGAAATTGTTGCATATTTGATTACAGTGTATGATATTGAGCTTACACTTCGattcattttctctattttggATAAATGTACCAACTTGTCGGCCATGGTGTTAATGATCTACCATCAAGTTGGTTTTCTCACTGCTTGCAACCTTATCAGGAGGTGTAGAGCTGCTTGTCCTGGAGTTAGATGGAAATGGGGAGTGTGGAAAGAAGGAACGGCAGACGTTTGGGTTTCTGATGGCATCTAA